The following coding sequences lie in one Candidatus Binataceae bacterium genomic window:
- a CDS encoding error-prone DNA polymerase — protein sequence MTFQYVELRARSAFSFLEGATLPEDLIERAATLGYHTLALGDRDGLYGAPRFYHAARAAGIKPLVGAEISLDDQSRLYLLAAHRAGYQNLCRLITAAKLRPLNDDPSAPIYPAKGKGRVRLEDLERFGAGLVCLAGGARSPISGLLLQGQDPRPLCARLSAAFGRGNLYLDLQRHLDPDQERLNRRLLALAQAVALPIVATNDVCHGGRERALLDVLSCIRMKTTLDGAGRALWVNHERHLKAPTEMAALFADLPQAISATHELAARLEFTLADLGYRFPDYPLPPDQTPDSYLRLLTYAGARQRWSEIGPRVHQQLEHELALIAKLKLAGYFLIVWDIVQFCREHNILVQGRGSAANSAVCYALGITAVDAVGMELLFERFLSEERGEWPDIDLDLPSGEQRERVIQYLYRRYGARGAAMTANVITYRTRSAVREVGKVLGLTPDQVDRIAKLARAYEFRDDRDELAAMLAAGGVDLAAPRIGMLVELVAAMQNLPRHLGQHSGGMVIAASSLDEIVPLEPASMAGRVVIQWDKEDCADLGIIKVDLLGLGMLAVLEQAIPLIRQHEGLTVDLARLPLDDPATYQMLRAADTVGVFQVESRAQMATLPRMQPRSFYDLVVEVAIIRPGPIVGKMVNPYLQRRAGRAPVSYPHPSLEPILRRTLGVPLFQEQLLRMAMTAAGFSGGAAEELRRAMGFKRSHARMESLQARLREGMARNGIYGEAADQIIASVSSFALYGFPESHAASFALIAYASAYLKCHHPVAFYAALLNCYPMGFYHPATIVKDAQRHGLEVHPADVNRSRWECTIEPAGRHLALRLGLKYIAGLRAQVGDRIVAGAPFASLADLARRAAPNSRELDTLAYAGALATLGLERRQALWQAAALPRDPSGLFAGRQPPPARSHLPPLSALEQTRADYASTGLTTGPHLMTHLRSKLAARGVLRASDLASAAPGALVKVAGLVIVRQRPGTAKGFLFLTLEDESGIANVIVTPDLFQEYRPLLHRAPILLIQGVVQRQDGVSALRGRRFAELKLPANLPATHHFR from the coding sequence TCGCGCCGGCTACCAGAACCTGTGCCGGCTCATCACTGCCGCCAAGCTGCGCCCGCTGAACGACGATCCCAGCGCGCCGATCTATCCGGCCAAGGGGAAGGGGCGCGTACGGCTGGAGGATCTGGAACGCTTCGGCGCAGGTTTGGTCTGCCTGGCTGGAGGCGCGCGCAGTCCGATTAGCGGCCTGCTCCTGCAAGGTCAGGATCCGCGCCCGTTGTGCGCGCGCCTGAGCGCCGCCTTCGGCCGTGGCAATCTCTACCTCGACCTGCAACGCCATCTCGACCCCGACCAGGAGCGGCTCAACCGCCGCCTGCTCGCCCTGGCCCAGGCGGTCGCGCTGCCCATCGTCGCAACCAACGACGTCTGCCATGGCGGACGGGAGCGGGCGCTACTCGACGTCCTGAGCTGTATCCGGATGAAGACCACGCTGGACGGCGCCGGGCGCGCGCTATGGGTCAACCACGAGCGCCATCTAAAGGCACCGACCGAGATGGCGGCGCTGTTCGCCGATCTGCCCCAGGCGATAAGCGCGACCCACGAACTGGCCGCGCGGCTGGAGTTCACGTTGGCCGATCTCGGCTATCGCTTTCCCGATTATCCGCTACCACCTGACCAAACCCCCGACAGCTATCTGCGATTGCTGACTTACGCGGGAGCGCGTCAGCGTTGGAGTGAAATCGGTCCGCGCGTGCACCAGCAACTGGAGCATGAACTGGCGCTGATCGCCAAACTCAAGCTGGCCGGCTATTTCCTCATCGTGTGGGATATCGTCCAGTTCTGTCGCGAGCACAATATTCTGGTCCAGGGGCGCGGCTCGGCCGCCAACAGCGCGGTTTGCTATGCCCTGGGAATTACCGCGGTGGACGCGGTTGGGATGGAACTGCTCTTCGAGCGTTTTCTTTCCGAAGAGCGGGGTGAATGGCCCGACATCGATCTCGATCTACCCAGCGGCGAGCAGCGCGAGCGGGTGATTCAATATCTCTACCGCCGCTATGGCGCGCGCGGCGCCGCGATGACCGCCAACGTGATCACCTATCGCACTCGCAGCGCGGTGCGCGAGGTGGGCAAAGTCCTGGGGCTGACACCGGATCAGGTCGATCGGATCGCCAAGTTGGCGCGCGCCTACGAATTTCGCGATGACCGCGACGAGCTGGCGGCGATGCTGGCGGCCGGCGGGGTGGATCTTGCCGCCCCGCGCATCGGGATGCTGGTGGAGTTGGTGGCCGCGATGCAGAATCTGCCGCGCCATCTGGGCCAGCACAGCGGCGGAATGGTTATCGCCGCCAGCTCGCTAGATGAGATCGTGCCGCTGGAGCCGGCTTCGATGGCCGGGCGGGTGGTAATCCAATGGGACAAGGAGGATTGCGCCGACCTGGGAATTATCAAGGTCGATCTGTTGGGACTGGGGATGCTGGCAGTGCTGGAGCAGGCTATTCCGCTAATCCGCCAGCACGAGGGCCTTACGGTCGATCTGGCCCGTCTGCCGCTTGACGATCCCGCCACCTACCAAATGCTGCGGGCAGCCGACACGGTGGGTGTCTTCCAGGTCGAGAGCCGGGCTCAGATGGCGACCTTGCCGCGGATGCAGCCGCGCAGTTTTTACGATCTGGTAGTCGAAGTCGCGATCATTCGCCCCGGCCCGATCGTCGGCAAAATGGTCAACCCCTACTTGCAGCGGCGCGCCGGCCGCGCCCCGGTCAGCTATCCCCATCCCTCGCTGGAGCCGATCTTGCGCCGCACCCTGGGCGTGCCGCTGTTCCAGGAGCAGTTGCTGCGAATGGCGATGACGGCGGCGGGCTTCAGCGGCGGCGCAGCCGAAGAATTGCGCCGCGCGATGGGCTTCAAGCGCTCGCACGCGCGGATGGAATCCTTGCAGGCACGGCTGCGCGAGGGGATGGCGCGCAATGGAATTTACGGCGAGGCGGCGGACCAAATCATCGCCAGCGTCAGCTCCTTCGCGCTCTATGGCTTTCCCGAATCGCACGCCGCCAGCTTCGCGCTTATCGCCTACGCCTCGGCCTATCTCAAGTGCCATCATCCGGTAGCATTTTATGCTGCTTTGTTAAACTGCTATCCAATGGGCTTCTACCATCCGGCCACCATCGTCAAGGACGCTCAGCGCCACGGCCTGGAAGTCCACCCGGCCGACGTCAATCGCTCGCGCTGGGAATGCACGATTGAACCTGCCGGCCGCCATCTGGCCCTGCGCCTGGGCCTCAAATATATCGCCGGTCTGCGCGCCCAGGTCGGCGACCGGATCGTAGCGGGCGCGCCCTTCGCCTCGCTAGCCGATTTGGCCCGCCGCGCCGCCCCCAATTCCCGCGAACTGGACACTTTGGCCTATGCCGGCGCCTTGGCGACGCTGGGACTGGAGCGGCGCCAAGCGCTTTGGCAGGCCGCCGCCCTACCCCGCGATCCCAGCGGCCTGTTCGCCGGTCGCCAACCGCCGCCCGCGCGAAGCCACCTGCCACCGCTGTCGGCGCTGGAGCAGACCCGCGCCGATTATGCTTCAACCGGCCTCACCACCGGCCCGCACTTGATGACCCATCTGCGTTCAAAGCTGGCCGCGCGCGGCGTCCTGCGCGCCAGCGATCTTGCTTCGGCCGCGCCGGGCGCATTGGTCAAGGTCGCAGGGCTGGTGATCGTGCGTCAGCGGCCAGGCACCGCCAAGGGTTTTCTTTTTCTCACCCTGGAGGATGAAAGTGGAATCGCCAACGTGATCGTGACACCCGACCTTTTCCAGGAATATCGCCCACTGCTCCATCGTGCACCGATCCTGCTGATCCAGGGTGTGGTACAGCGCCAGGACGGGGTCAGCGCGCTGCGCGGGCGGCGCTTCGCCGAACTGAAATTGCCGGCCAACCTGCCCGCCACCCACCATTTTCGCTGA